TTTGACACCCGGGGAGTTGTTGTCCCGTATTCGATCGGCTTTGAATAAACTGTCTGACGACGGATCGTGACAAATGCATGCCGTTGTTGAAAAAGCTGCATTAAAGATATCAGTAGCTGAATTCTATTTACGATTTCAAGAGCAAGCGCTGGGGGATGCCACATATTGAAACAAAGCCAGCGCGTGTCGATCACTCCACAGCCATTTTCTATCCCCTTTTTGAATGGTCTATGTCAAATCAACGGGGGACGTCGAGCTTCTTTTCTTGCTCGATTTTTTCGTGAAGCCAGATCGACATGAGTTGGGTGTGAGAAATACCTTTATTGCGGGCAATGCGTTTTAGCATCGAGATATCAAATGGGTCCAGACGAAGTGATACAGGCTGACGGGCAGGACGTGGAACTTTAAAAGGCTCTGCCTTGTCAAGGAGTTTTTGAACCTGTTCCGGACTCTCGCCGGCAATGGCGGCATCCCATTCATTAGCTTCTTTCTGGAGCCTTTTTCTTATTTTCTTTGGGAGTGTGCTCATTTCCTGATCCTCCTGAAATAGGCCTTTTTGGTGGAAGTCGACATAGGAAATGCTGTTACGCATCTCCATACCCCATGCTCAGGATAGGGGGCCACAATGACTTCGATACAGAGTCCGGAGGCATCAGTGCCCCACAGACGGTATCGATATTCGGTAGATTTTCCCCTCTTCTTTTTATTTTTAAGAGCAAGGGTCGGAAACGGCCCCTCACTGTGGTAAACCTCCTCCACCTGGGCGGGGCGTAGCCTATGAGTGGCAATGTGATTGATATTGCCTTCGTCCCAGTCAGGCTTAAGAGATTGGTCGAGCTTGATCACGAAGTGAATATAGCGTAATTATTTGATTACGTCAAGGTACCCATTCGCTTCACATCAGCAGTGAGGGGCTCATGGGTTGGGACAATAGTCAACAATAGGAAAATAGTACTGACCCCTTCATCGGCAAGCACCCGGGGCCACGTGTTTGTGGTAATGTTGGCCTATTTGCTGGAGCGTGAACTGTATAAGCATTGGCATAGCTTACAAGTGACGATACCAGAGGGTATTGATGAGTTGGGTTCACTGCGAGGAGTGGAGATCACTATCGACATCTCTATATTGCTGATTTGCCAACCTATTTAGGAGGTCAATTTTTTGCTTGACAGGAAGAGCATAGAATGTCCCTAAAATGTCCCAGGTGAAGTCTGTCTCCCTTGACCGTTTTACAACGAGACTGGGCGCCGTCTTCGCCTCCCTGCTGGAGGAGGTTGCGGTTGCAATCGCTTTTTGCGTGGGGTACCAAGGTGTCTGAGTCAAAGGATAGGTCATGACTGAAGAATATTATGCGCATAGCGTGGAAGGGAAACCACCTTCCGAATGGCAGCCGCTTGATCAACATTTGAAGAATGTTGCAAAAATGGCCCGTTTATTAATCAGCACAAATTATGATCGTTTCTATTGTAATATCTTGTACTTGGTTTGGTCCGACCCCATTCCAACGGGACAGATCACAGATCAAGGGGCGGCCCGAGTTTGCTCCCAAGGAATTTCATCAAAAAAAAGCCTAAGTGTGACCGTATCTGTCACAGTGTTATGTTATAAGAGCAGCAAATAAAAGAATGGGCCAGCGCCTTAAGCTGTACTTTGGCGCTGGCTCATAATACCCAACCAATTCAAATCACTGGTACATATGATAACCTGATCCGCACCCAAAACCGCTAAACAGGGAACAGCCATGCGGGGTGAACAGTTAACCAGGCAGTGGCGTATCTTGCGTACCATCGAGTCCGGAAAGAATGGCGCCACCGTGGCCGAGCTTGCCGCACAAGAAAACTGTCACCCCCGCACCATCTGGCGCGATGTTGCCGCCATCCAGGCAGCGGGTTTTCCCCTCTATTCCGAAAAAAGTGGTCACAAAAGCCGCTGGGGCTTTGTCGAAGGCTACAAGTTTCAACTCCCGGTACCGTTTACCGTCACGGAGTTGATGAGCCTTTATTTCTACCGTGACATCCTTCGGATTTTCAAAAACACCGTCTTTTATGAATCCCTGGATGAACTATTTCGCAAGGTCAGAGCCACCCTCCCGGAAGAGAGCCTTTCCTACTGAGGCGCATTGAGCAGACCTTTCACATCGGTTTCAAGCCTTTCAAGGACTACTCCAGATTCAAAGAAGTCATAAAACAGATCGATGAGGCCGCTCTGAAGCTCCGGGTCGTTGAGATGCGCTATTATTCCATGTCTTCAAAGCGCGAGACCACGCGCAAGGTAGACCCGTACAAAGTCTGGTTTTTTAACGGCACCCTTTACTTGATCGGCTGGTGCCATGTGCACGACGACGTCCGGATGTTCGTGCTGGACCGCATCCGGCTTCTCCATGTGACAGATGAGCGATTCATCCCGCCCGACGATTTCGACTTGGACGAATACATGAAGGACTCTTTCGGTGTTTTTCATACGGATGTGGAGAAGGTAACCATCAGGTTCGACAAGGCATTGGAAAGATATCTTAAGGAAAACATCTGGCACCCCTCGCAGATATTCAAGAAAGGAAAAGACGGCAGCCTCCTCATGACCATGGAGGTCGGGGGGTTTTGCGAGGTGATGAGCTGGGTCCTCGGCTTCGGCAGGCAGGCCGAGGTGCTGGAACCGGAGCATTTGCGGAAGGCTGTGGCAGAGGAGCTTGTGGTTGCGGCGGAGAAGTATGCAGAAGATCCCTCCCATGTGTGCGAGCAAGATTCGGTTGGTTTTGAGGTTAAGGAAAAGCATGCGGGTTATGGGAAAGGTGCAAAGACAAAGAAGAGATAACATAGGGAGTGTTGGGACTGAGGCTTTGGGTATGTTTTCCACCACCCTTCCCAAAGCTGTCCCCAAGGTCCAATATTACTGCTTGTCAGTCAATATCCTCACCAAGTCCATCAAGGTCAAGGAAGAGGCCGCATCCTGTGGAGGCGTCAGTTCATGAAGACCCTCGAACAGCTCTCCACTCGACCAGAGATGATACCGGCCATTACCACATGGTATCTAACACACTTGGCCGAGGCCAAAGGTAAACAAGCGCTTTTTCTCAAACATGGCCTTCAACGGCTCAAGGCGTTAAGGGAACACGCCATCATCGAAAGTGCTATTTCGTCAAATCGGATTGAAGGCGTACGGGTTGATCAAGCTCGTGTCCAAGCAGTGGTTTTGGGTAAGTCACGTCTCAAGGACAGAGATGAAGAGGAGGTCCGAGGGTATGGAAATGCTATAAACCTGATTCATGAGGAAGGTGCTGATCTCGAGGTATCGGAAGAGGCAATCTTTAAGCTGCATCGCCTTGCTCGCGGTGGGATCTGGGATTCCGGCAAGTACAAAGAAAAAGAGAGCGACATTGTCGAAAGGTGCCCGGATGGCAGATCGCGGGTGCGCTTCAAAACAGTCGAAGCAGTTCAATGCCCCGAGTTTATGGGCCAACTGAACTCTCTTTGGCATCGCGCCATCGAAGAGCAATGGGCACATCCCCTCATTGTCGTAGCCGGGTTTAATCTCGATTTTCTGTGCATCCATCCCTTTCGTGACGGTAACGGCCGGGTTTCCCGACTATTGCTTCTCCTTCAGGCCTACCATTTGGGATATGGGGTAGGTCGTTACATCAGCATTGAAAGGCTGATCGAACAAAACAAAGACCGGTACTATGAAACTCTGGGGCTGAGCTCCCAGGGCTGGCATGAGGGGCAGCACGATCCCTGGCCGTATGTGAATTATATTTTGTTCATCCTGAAGACAGCCTGCGCTGAATTCGAGGACCGACTGGGCCGGTTGAAAAGTCCGCGCGGCTTCAAGACCGAACTCGTCAAAGACGCCATAGAGAGAAGGTTCGGGGAATTCACTCTATCGGACCTTGAAATTACCTGTCCGGGTGTCAGCCGAGACATGATCCGCCGGGTGCTGCAAGAACTGCAAAAGCAAGGTATGGTCGAATGCCTCGGTCGAGGTCCAGGGGCGCCGTGGCGGAAAAATAGGTAATATCCTTAAAAGGGGTAATAAAGAGGGTAATATTGTTTCAGAAAAATGCAAATGCCGGATTGAGGCAGACCTCCTGTCCCCCGGCGACCGAGAAACGGAACAGTTCCGAAAGGATCTTGCAAGAGCAAAGCGCCGCCTTCTTGGCACAAGAGTCAAGCGCAGACCCCTTGTCAGGCTCCATCGGATGCTTTCAGACTTCCTCTCTGGGACTTGAAGGACTAACGGATAAGAGGGACGTTCGATGATCCAAAACTACTATGCGCACAGCTTGGAAGGAAGGCCGCCGAGTGAGTGGCAGCCGCTTGATCAACATTTGAAGAATGTTGCAAAAATGGCCCGTTCATTTGCCGAGGCTTTTGGTCCAAGAGATTGGGGCTGTCTTGCGGGACTAAAGAAACGCCCCTTTGGAGGGGCGTCAGGCCGACGATGCTAATGCCGGCGGGGCTCAATTGATCTTCATGCCATCAAAAAGCAGGCTTTGAAGTCAACATTTCGTTGTTCCTGCATTGAGGTACATTTTTGGGATGTTCTCAATTCGGAATCCCTACCGCTGCCAATATTTCCTTGGCATTGTGGTTGGAAACTACAAAAAAAGTCTTTTTTGTCATTTCGACCGATTTTCGACGTCCGTGTTTCCGACAGTATACCCTGGGGTAGACTGAGGCAATATTATGGTTTGACCGCAGAAAATCTCGCTATATACTAAGACCATGCAACGCATGATCTCCCCTGCCGTAAGAAGGACATACCGCTTGATCAAACTGATCCAGGAGATTAAGTGCAGTCCAAAACAACCCATTGATCGATTGATCCATAATCTCGGAATAAGCAAGGCCCAATTTTACAAAGACAAAAAGTCCTTGGCAGAGTTGGAATTCGAGTTTCGTTACAGCAGGCCGCTCGGCCGCTTTGTCGTCACCAAAGATGCCTTCCTGCCTGTTGAAGATTTGAGTATCAGCGAACGCCTATCCCTCGTGATGGCCGTAAGGCAGTTGTCAGCCGCTGGAGACTACCTCCTCAGTTTTGAGGGCCTGAATGCGGCCCGCAAATTGACGGCAGACCTTCCGGGGCCGCTTCGGGACAGCACACACGTGTTGTTTGACGACCTGGTTCTAAAGCAGGGCTTTGGCTGCGACAGAAAGATCCTGGAAAGGCTTCAAACCGCCATAGGCGAAAGCAGACGCGTGGTCCTTGATTATTTGCGGCCCGAATCAGACAAACCAACACCTGAAGAATTAGACCCATATCATCTCTTTTTCAAGAGGCGTGCCCTTTACGTAGAAGGATATTCCTGGACCGAAAAAGGAATCCGCATGTACCGGGTCAACCGGATCAAGGCCGTTCGCTTTACACCCATGCAGTTTACAGTCAGGCAAGATTATGATTTTGCCAGGCGTCATAAAAACGCCTTTTCAGCCTTCCCTGGCGAGCAAACCGAAAAAGTCGCGGTTCGTTTCAGCCCAAAGGTTCGCCCTTACATCGAAGAATCCCTCTGGCACTACAGTCAGGTCATTAGCAAGGAAAAGGATGGAACAATCCGGTTTGAAGTGGACGTAGCCGAACCGAGAGAGGTTATGTGGTGGGCCTTTCAGTGGGGGGCAGAGGCGGAGATCCTGGAACCGGGATGGCTGCGGGAGGAGGCGAAAAGGGAAATGATAAAGATGAGTAAGCGTTATGATTAATCCTGAAACCTGCGTTATTTGAACGGGTTCAGAATGTGGATATCATCAATGACTGTGTCGTGTGATAAATCTTCGGTAAGAAAAGAAGGCCCTATCTTTCATGAAGCTCGTTCCTGGTCCATGTCTTTGGTCCAACCTGGATTGGCCTTTTTTTCATCAAGTCGATTATTCGATTCATGGCCTCCTGGTATTGTTCGTCATGGTGGACCAGGTTTTCCAATTGACCTCTCACAAATTTGGTCAGGGTCGTTTTTCTTTTTTGACAGGCAATCCTGGCCTTATAGAGAACGTCTTCGTCGAGAGAAAGGGTCAAATTTCGTCTCATGTCCACCCTCCTGTGCTCACATATTATGTGAAAAAGAATAGTATGTTGTCTGCAACATGTCAAACAAAAATGATCGAATCAACATCCCATGAAAAAAGTCAGACGTTGTCCGTCCTTTTGTCCGGACTCAAGAGCACGGTTAGTTGTGAATGCAAGTTTCCCAGATGCTGTTTGGAAAATCTCTACTGCCCTTGGCGGTACGAACAACAAGGTCTTTGCCTCACTTTACAAGCTTCAACTCCCTGATCCGGAAATCCTGGCACGGAAGATCGAAGCGGAACGGCGGCGTCTGGAACAACGGCAGGGTTTGAAAAAGCCGATCCCCCTCACCCAAACCCTCTCCCCCGTGGGGGAGAGGGCAGGGTGAGGGGGCAACCTCAAGTTTGAGAAGTTGCGAGAATTGGAGGTGGCAGAACTGAGGGAGGTTATGTGGTGGGCCTTTAAGTGGGGGGCGGAAGGCACAAGCGCTAACTTGTCACAGCGAGGGGTGGCATGGACAAACTTGTTTGTCCGTGCAAAATATGGGAAAGCCTTATGTGAATGATAATTAGGCAATTATATTAGTCTATGGAGTATCTGACATAAGTGAGGAGCGAGAACACATGGAACATTTTTCATCGGAGTATTTCATCCTCCTGACAGAGGACGAGCTTTCCGCCCTTGTAAAGGCTAAGAACCGGGATGATTTTCAACCTGAATTGAAGGAGTTTCTTTACGCCGCCAAAAGGCTCAAACAACTTCGCCAACTTCCTTTTGACTCTGGCATTGAGGAATGGGTTGCTCCCCAGCTAATACTCAAGGATGGCGGTGAGGTTTTTGACAAAATACAAAGGCGCAGAGGCCACAGGGAGGTACATCCACTTCCGGCAAGACCCGGCGAACCGCAAATGGCTCTGAGCTATGACTGGTTTTGGGATCAATTCTGCGCTTTCTTGCGCGACAAAAGGATTTGGGCCTATAGGATCGAGACGCAACTGATTTTGGTCTGTCCTGAAGATGTTCCTTTTTCCATAGAGGAAGAGTGGGCAAATTTCTGGTCAGAGATCTCTTCTATGGAGAACCTCAAACAGTCCATTGAAGTATTCCTAAACAACAAGACCTTGTTCAAGAAGCAGGCAAAACCATGGGATTCCAAGGATATTCCCATACTATCAGAGGATATGGCCAGATATCTGATTCACTATTATCAAGATGGCAAATCGAAGAAAAAACATTTCAAGCAGGGAAGCATACCCAAGGCCATTGCAGAACTGGAAGAAGTGATACAGAGTTGCAACTATGCATCCATTCCGTTTAATCAGGCCAGCCCCACTGACCATGTTCAAGGCGGAGATTTTTTTCTCGGTCAAGAATATGTCAGGTGTGCCGCCTGCGGGGAAATCATTCGAAGAAGAGATGGTCTTAAAAGGCTGGCTATATTCATAAAAGATTCGGACGAACGTCCTCAATCCGGCAGACACAAAGACGACCTCAATATTTTTTGCAAACGTTGTATCGCCACAGTCTTCCTCTGTCCAGTCAAACTAGCGCCCGAAACGCTAACAGTCAGGTTCTTGGAAGCACAAAGCTCCAAAGGATCTGCAACGCCTGAAAGGTCCATCGAAACAGAATTGAAAAAATATGTTGCCCAAAGCCTTCATGTTCATGCGGGCAACTTTGTCAGCCTTCATCTCACGGAATCTGTTGACAGGAAACCTCTTTGTCAAATCTGGGGGGCTTACCATTACGCTTTGTGGAAGATGGCTGTGACCTTTCCTCCTGAATTGTTCGCGCAGGGTTTTTCTGTTGAAGCCTATCCGGGTGAAGAGACTTTTCGACTGCCCCGTTGGTCCCTGTGGTTTGTTTCTTCTCTCGCAGCATGGGACGGAGTATTTCGATACAATTGCTACGGAAAGAAAGATTTCAGACCTCACTTTGCTCAGTTCCTGCGTTTGGTGGCCCGCAAGAAGATTTTTCAAGCGCTTTATGTTTTGATTTCAGGACAGTTGATAGGGAACTATGCACAATCATGGAGGATCAATCAACTTCAGGATATTTGGAAGGAATTTGAAACCATACTAAAGGAGGACAAGATGCCAACCACTGATTATCGGAGAATCGCCGGGTTTGTTGGATTGCTCCTTCCCCTTGCTGAACGGGTGCAAGCAAGCAGACAGTCCGACGATGAAAAAAGGACAGCCATCAAGAAGTTGTTGGAAGAGGTGGATCAGCCCATTCAGTATGCCTATACAGCGGCCAGGGAAAGCGGGTATACGGATTTCATATTATGTAAGAGCCCGGGCAACAGGTATTTCTATGAAAAGGCCATCGAGCTTCTGAAGTGGGCAGGAGAAGAAATCGCGAATTTGGAGAATGAGGCGGAACGGCTAGCAAACAAATATGAGAAATTGTCTTGGGCAAAGGATGTCGAAGACAAGGTTTGTATTCGTTCAGATCAGATAGTGAGAGTGGCCGGCTCGCTGAGAAATGAAAATGAGAAGCCGTACAAAAACGAGACGGATTGGCGGGCTTTTGCATACCAGGTAAAGCTTGCCTTGTGGAGCATGTTCCCAAAGTATCTTGGGTCCAGAAATTGATATTTGAAAGGAGAAAAAAATGCCAACATTAAGTGGGTTACCTAAAACGAAGTCACCTCGTAACCATTATGACATTTATACTATTTTCGAAGCTCCTCAAGAGCTTTATTTTGGTGATGAGAAACAGGTTAATGTCAATATTGTGGAAAAGGTGCGAATCCAGTCGCCGGAAGGTGAGAAAGAAAAATGCTACATCAGCCCTACCAAGAGACGTGGAGTGGAAAGAAGGTGTTTGCTGTGGAGCGACGCTGATGGTCAGTTACTAATGGACAAGCTTGTTTGCGGCATTCCAAACACATGCTGCAAAGAATCTTGTCCTGTTTGTAGCGTCTATGGCGGCCTCATCACCGGAGAAAGGACCTTCATAGGAAGAATAACCCATTCGGGAGGCGTCGCAATTTTGCCACAAATAACAATTGAAAAACAACGAGCAATGCATCCAGCAATTATGGGGAATTTCAGAGAAGAAGTATCCAAAGAGCTTTTGGGTACCATAAATAAAGAACAAAATAGAAAGAAAGACGCCAACAAGTATAAGAAAGCCAGCGATCTCACCGAACCTATGCCGTATCGAAAAGAATACGCACAGCCCGGACTACTTTATCCTGTTTCCAATCACTGTCTGTCTATCAGCTCCGATGAATTCGCAACTGTTGCGTATGCCTTTTTGATGAGTTTAAATCGTTTGGGGGCGGGAAACCCCAAAGGCGTCTCTTTTGCCAGGGCCGCATGGGACGGCCAAGAGGATGAACCGTTGTTGGTAGTGGATGAATATAGAGTGCCCTTAGGCGAAAGGCCGATTGTTAGTCCTTCTGTAAGTGATAACGCCACAGCCATAGGAACCTTCATCAAACTGGCAAAGAGTGTTTCTTCAAACTCGGCTGATAAATTCAGCAGAAGCACGGGTAACGAGGCCTTAAAAAAACTTCAAGATGCTGCCAAGGTCTTTGAACAAAAGCATCTACAGGCGTGATGGCGAGGTATTTCATGGAATCCATATGGATATCGGAAATGGTATTTAGACCGACTGGACCTCTTACTTTCCGGCGGATGCCGTCCGGGATTTTGCACATCATGAGTTATCCTTTCATGCCGCCTACAACCATGAGCGGTTTCCTGAAAAGGCTTCTGTATATTGCCGAAGAGAAAGAATGGCCTGGATACGGTGACGACTGGTATAGAAAAAGAGGATCGCCGGGTAGTGAATTCACGCTGACTCTTGACAAGGAATACCGCACCTTGGGCGCTTTTCCTGACCGGAATAGGTGGAGCATTCACAAAACACGACGGCACGGTCCCAAAAATTTCAAGCACAAGGAATTCTCACAAATGCTTCGCACAGAGCACAAGGAAAACTATGAATTGCATCATTGGGACTATCTTTTTTGTGAAGAGCTTAAGGGTTGGGTGGCGGCCAAGGAGAGACTCCATCTTGAGAAACTGAAGTCTTTGAAAAACTTTGGTGGCAAGGCAGGTAAGGAAGGGTATGTTTTTGTTAGGGAGGTAGGCGAGCCCCGGGAACTAACCCTTGCAGAGGGTGATTTTCGACCGCTTGGACTGGTGACACAGCCATTCAGACCCTCATCAGGGACATTCTACAACCTTTATGGCCACCACTGGAGCAAGGACTACGAATGGTCAAACGGGGAAAAAGGAGGCGTGGTCGGGTACAGACAGTTGGGCGCGTGGTGGAACGTAAGCAGCGTCACAGGACCCTATTGGGCCATGGCTGAGGGGGTCGGTTTTCCAGCCCATGCCCCTGACTCTTTTCTAAAAGGGGACGTTGAACCGTTTTACGGAGCAGGCATATGAACTACTGGGGGCGGATTTTTTTTATTTATGAAGGCGAGACCTTGACAAGGATTTTGGGCCAGTCTCTCGAAAACCATACATCAAATTGCACGGCCATACTTGAAAAATTCGCCTCATCATATTTTCATGAAGAAACCAGGGATCGGCTTATGACAGCGGTTGAGCTTCATGACCTTGGCAAACGTGACACTTTCAGGATTAGATACGATGAATACGAGGAACGAGACAAAGAAAAAGGTAAGGGAAAACGCGCGAGAAAGGGCAAGGGGCAAGTCAACGAAAGAGGCAAGCTTGTTTATAGTTTTGCAGGACACCGCTTCAGAGTGCCTCATGATGATCCCTATGTGGCAGGTCTAATCCGTGCGCATCATGAATTCTCCGTGCAACAGATAAACAGGGAAAAGGCGCGCCTCTTGTCCGAAGAGGACAAAAAGAGGTTTGCCGATGATCTTTACCTCCTTTGCATGGCCGATCAGCTTGAAGCCGAACTGGCAGTAAAGGCAGTAGAAGAAAAAGAAGATGTCCCTCGCACATTCATGGAGTTTACCACCGTGAGGTCAGACATGCAGCCGGGGACTTTCACAGTTGTACCGTGGCCATTTGGAGTTTCATCCTTTTCGCTTTCTTTTGACTTAAAAGAGCTGTCCCTTGATGGTCTCGATAGAAAAAACCCGAAGACTGTCCAAGAGGCTCTCAAGGAAGCTAAGAATTTTGAGCAGGAAAAGATCACTATAAATCTGTCGGAGAAATTGGATGAACATTAATGACTACTATCAGCAGGCAGCGGAGTTTTCTCCAAACCCTCTTCAGGAAGAAGTGTGGAAAAGCTATTATCAAGGGGATGGCCATCCTGCATTCCTCGTAAGAGCAGGAACAGGCACGGGAAAAACCGAGGCGGTTCTTCTTCCTGCGCTGGCAGATTCGGTTCAGCGAAGGATCATAATGGTTCTGCCTTCAAAGGCCTTGATCGAGGACATGGGAGAACGAGTCAAGAAAATCGGGGAAAGGCTTTCGAAGAATAGGCTCTGCGATTTGAATATAACAGTGGATATGGGCGGAAGTTGCAGGCGTTTTTCCTGTCGGCACGGGAAGGCCGAAGCGAATACATATCCCAGGCATCTTTTTGCGGATGATGTCATCATTACAACGCTCGACAAATTCCTTTTTCGTCTGTTTGGATATGGCGAAAAAATCAAGTCTTATATCTTTCCACACCGCGTCTTTGGTTCCAGCCTAGGGAAACGTCCCTTTGTGATCTTTGATGAAGCCCATGAATACGAGGGTGTGGCATTTGGAAACTT
This Deltaproteobacteria bacterium DNA region includes the following protein-coding sequences:
- a CDS encoding HTH domain-containing protein, giving the protein MRGEQLTRQWRILRTIESGKNGATVAELAAQENCHPRTIWRDVAAIQAAGFPLYSEKSGHKSRWGFVEGYKFQLPVPFTVTELMSLYFYRDILRIFKNTVFYESLDELFRKVRATLPEESLSY
- a CDS encoding WYL domain-containing protein, with amino-acid sequence MSQGQSHPPGREPFLLRRIEQTFHIGFKPFKDYSRFKEVIKQIDEAALKLRVVEMRYYSMSSKRETTRKVDPYKVWFFNGTLYLIGWCHVHDDVRMFVLDRIRLLHVTDERFIPPDDFDLDEYMKDSFGVFHTDVEKVTIRFDKALERYLKENIWHPSQIFKKGKDGSLLMTMEVGGFCEVMSWVLGFGRQAEVLEPEHLRKAVAEELVVAAEKYAEDPSHVCEQDSVGFEVKEKHAGYGKGAKTKKR
- a CDS encoding Fic family protein, with protein sequence MKTLEQLSTRPEMIPAITTWYLTHLAEAKGKQALFLKHGLQRLKALREHAIIESAISSNRIEGVRVDQARVQAVVLGKSRLKDRDEEEVRGYGNAINLIHEEGADLEVSEEAIFKLHRLARGGIWDSGKYKEKESDIVERCPDGRSRVRFKTVEAVQCPEFMGQLNSLWHRAIEEQWAHPLIVVAGFNLDFLCIHPFRDGNGRVSRLLLLLQAYHLGYGVGRYISIERLIEQNKDRYYETLGLSSQGWHEGQHDPWPYVNYILFILKTACAEFEDRLGRLKSPRGFKTELVKDAIERRFGEFTLSDLEITCPGVSRDMIRRVLQELQKQGMVECLGRGPGAPWRKNR
- a CDS encoding WYL domain-containing protein, producing MIKLIQEIKCSPKQPIDRLIHNLGISKAQFYKDKKSLAELEFEFRYSRPLGRFVVTKDAFLPVEDLSISERLSLVMAVRQLSAAGDYLLSFEGLNAARKLTADLPGPLRDSTHVLFDDLVLKQGFGCDRKILERLQTAIGESRRVVLDYLRPESDKPTPEELDPYHLFFKRRALYVEGYSWTEKGIRMYRVNRIKAVRFTPMQFTVRQDYDFARRHKNAFSAFPGEQTEKVAVRFSPKVRPYIEESLWHYSQVISKEKDGTIRFEVDVAEPREVMWWAFQWGAEAEILEPGWLREEAKREMIKMSKRYD